Proteins from a genomic interval of Chitinophagales bacterium:
- the ssb gene encoding single-stranded DNA-binding protein, whose protein sequence is MASLNKVTLLGNLGKTPEIYRFSSGTLKASFSMATTDGYKNKEGQWIEETEWHNVSVYGKLAEVAEKYLHKGSKLYLEGIIRTRSWEDSSGVKKYRTEIEVRDKSGKIVLVGSRPDQSAVITKEGSSNNFSSTNVSNTPAVDNTPPPPPADEVDDDLPF, encoded by the coding sequence ATGGCAAGTTTAAATAAAGTAACTTTACTGGGAAACTTAGGGAAAACTCCTGAAATATATCGTTTTAGTAGTGGTACTTTAAAGGCATCTTTTTCGATGGCAACTACGGATGGCTACAAAAACAAAGAGGGGCAATGGATTGAAGAAACCGAATGGCACAATGTGAGTGTGTATGGTAAACTGGCAGAGGTTGCCGAAAAATATTTGCACAAAGGCTCCAAATTGTATTTGGAGGGAATCATTCGTACCCGTTCTTGGGAGGATAGCAGTGGTGTGAAAAAGTATCGAACTGAAATAGAAGTGCGGGATAAATCTGGCAAAATAGTTTTGGTTGGTAGCCGTCCTGATCAATCTGCAGTGATTACGAAAGAAGGCAGTAGTAATAACTTTAGTAGCACAAATGTTAGCAATACACCTGCTGTGGACAATACGCCCCCACCGCCGCCTGCTGACGAAGTGGACGATGATTTACCCTTTTAG
- a CDS encoding DUF2087 domain-containing protein — protein sequence MQSTKSIVLSKIGEQYKPIVTFFNEDLQIEQWPTKHSKKQLVLQYLITKFEADKNYSEKEVNVLLNQHHTFGDPALLRRMMFSSKLLDRTQDCRAYWVKNKININFLVQ from the coding sequence ATGCAATCAACAAAATCTATTGTCTTATCAAAAATTGGAGAACAATACAAACCCATTGTCACTTTCTTCAATGAAGACCTGCAAATTGAACAGTGGCCCACCAAACACAGTAAAAAGCAGCTAGTACTGCAATATTTGATTACCAAATTTGAAGCCGACAAAAACTACTCAGAAAAGGAGGTCAATGTGTTGCTGAATCAACACCATACATTTGGCGACCCTGCTTTGTTGAGGCGTATGATGTTCAGCAGCAAACTGTTGGATAGAACGCAAGATTGTCGAGCATATTGGGTAAAAAATAAGATAAACATAAATTTTTTGGTACAATGA
- the ssb gene encoding single-stranded DNA-binding protein: MSSLNRIQLIGHLGQDPEMQRFESGAVKAKFSVATSFNYSTADGQQMKETEWHNIVMWYKLAERAEKFLKKGSQVYIEGKLKTRSWDDAQTGTKKYITEVEVRDFSGLVMLDSKGSGRGNMEGEAANAEIEESEDFPF, translated from the coding sequence ATGTCAAGTTTGAACAGAATACAATTAATTGGTCATTTGGGCCAAGATCCCGAAATGCAGCGTTTTGAAAGTGGTGCCGTCAAAGCTAAGTTTTCTGTAGCCACCTCGTTTAATTATTCAACGGCTGATGGACAACAGATGAAAGAAACCGAATGGCACAACATCGTGATGTGGTATAAACTGGCGGAGAGGGCCGAGAAATTCTTGAAAAAAGGAAGTCAAGTATATATTGAGGGAAAGCTGAAAACCCGCTCATGGGACGATGCCCAGACGGGTACTAAAAAATACATTACAGAAGTAGAGGTTCGAGATTTTAGTGGTTTGGTGATGTTGGATAGTAAAGGAAGCGGAAGAGGAAATATGGAAGGTGAGGCTGCTAATGCGGAAATAGAAGAAAGTGAAGATTTCCCATTTTAA
- a CDS encoding RluA family pseudouridine synthase has translation MNLPFDILYEDNHLIAINKPAGMLVQGDKTGDIPLSEYVKQYIKEKYKKQNNVYLGVTHRIDRPVSGVLLFARTSKALARLNKMFQEKTIQKTYWAVVKNHPPKMEDTLVHYLIKDQVRNKSKAYPTETKGTKRAETHYKWLHSSDNYHLLEMKPLTGRHHQIRVQLAAIDCPIKGDLKYGFKRTNKDASIHLHARQIEFIHPVSQEPIVITASPPKEVVWDAMVS, from the coding sequence ATGAATTTACCTTTCGATATACTCTACGAAGACAATCATCTCATTGCTATCAATAAACCTGCAGGAATGTTGGTGCAAGGCGACAAAACAGGCGACATACCCTTGAGTGAGTACGTCAAACAATACATCAAAGAAAAATACAAAAAACAAAACAATGTCTATCTTGGCGTAACGCATCGCATAGACCGTCCTGTTTCAGGAGTTCTGCTATTTGCTCGAACCAGTAAAGCATTGGCGAGACTCAACAAAATGTTTCAAGAAAAAACCATCCAAAAAACCTATTGGGCAGTGGTCAAAAACCATCCTCCCAAAATGGAGGATACTTTGGTGCATTACCTCATCAAAGATCAAGTTCGCAACAAATCAAAGGCATATCCTACGGAAACAAAAGGTACCAAACGAGCTGAAACCCACTACAAATGGCTACACAGCTCCGACAATTACCACCTACTCGAAATGAAACCCTTAACAGGCCGACACCATCAAATAAGGGTGCAATTAGCAGCAATTGATTGCCCCATCAAGGGCGACCTTAAATATGGCTTCAAACGCACCAACAAAGATGCCTCGATTCACCTTCATGCCCGCCAAATCGAATTCATACATCCTGTCTCTCAAGAACCTATTGTAATCACTGCGAGTCCTCCCAAAGAAGTAGTTTGGGATGCGATGGTGTCTTAG
- a CDS encoding MFS transporter → MGQTVNTNKLFVASCLALVVTSMTFAIRAGMLGQLGIDFGLNTEELGWIAGTAFWGFPLAVIIGGALVDLIGMRKLMYAAFFSHVIGIVMTILAGGFWSLFFSTLLIGIANGLVEAVCNPLIASMYPDNKTTKLNHFHIWFPGGLVIGGLVAYFLGNAGVGWQVQMATMLIPAAMYGVLFFGQAFPVTERVAKGVSTGEMYQALLNPLFIFMVICMFGTAVTELGTNQWIGVLLANVTDNSLLLLVFISGIMAVGRGMAGPVVHRMSPAGVLLISSILAAIGLYLLSTLSGNMLFVAAGVFAVGVTYFWPTMIGFVAEYIPRTGAIGLSLIGGAGMFANSIFFPIMGRMYDSNLSSHLPAGADLSTYQSAEQGTEMANQFAQAQVLAGPEILSAMVWIPVLLTVAFGGLYFYTRNKEKVVMSANH, encoded by the coding sequence ATGGGACAAACAGTAAACACAAACAAACTTTTTGTAGCCAGTTGCCTTGCATTGGTCGTTACGTCAATGACTTTTGCCATTCGTGCGGGAATGTTGGGACAACTTGGAATTGATTTTGGGCTGAATACAGAAGAACTGGGCTGGATTGCAGGAACAGCCTTTTGGGGTTTTCCATTGGCGGTAATTATTGGAGGCGCACTCGTGGATTTGATAGGAATGAGAAAACTAATGTATGCTGCATTTTTTAGCCATGTTATCGGTATTGTAATGACAATTTTGGCAGGAGGATTTTGGTCGCTTTTCTTTTCAACTCTACTCATCGGTATCGCAAATGGTTTGGTTGAAGCTGTTTGTAATCCATTGATTGCCAGTATGTATCCTGATAATAAAACGACCAAACTCAATCATTTTCATATATGGTTTCCTGGTGGTTTGGTCATTGGAGGATTGGTCGCTTACTTTTTGGGGAATGCCGGAGTTGGTTGGCAAGTGCAAATGGCAACGATGTTGATTCCTGCTGCAATGTATGGAGTTCTATTTTTTGGACAGGCATTTCCTGTTACCGAACGAGTGGCGAAAGGTGTGAGTACGGGCGAAATGTATCAAGCATTGTTGAATCCATTATTTATTTTTATGGTGATTTGTATGTTCGGAACGGCGGTTACAGAGTTGGGAACGAATCAATGGATTGGTGTATTATTGGCCAACGTCACAGATAATTCCTTGTTATTGCTCGTCTTTATCAGTGGTATCATGGCTGTTGGTCGAGGAATGGCTGGTCCTGTGGTGCATAGAATGTCGCCTGCTGGAGTGTTGTTGATTTCCTCTATTTTGGCTGCAATAGGGTTGTATCTACTTAGCACTCTTTCAGGAAATATGTTGTTTGTGGCAGCAGGCGTTTTTGCAGTAGGAGTAACTTACTTTTGGCCTACAATGATTGGTTTCGTAGCAGAATACATTCCTAGAACAGGAGCAATTGGGCTTTCATTAATAGGTGGAGCAGGGATGTTTGCCAATTCTATCTTTTTCCCAATCATGGGGCGCATGTATGACAGCAATTTGTCTTCACATTTACCTGCTGGCGCCGATTTATCTACTTACCAAAGTGCAGAACAAGGAACAGAAATGGCAAATCAATTTGCTCAGGCGCAAGTATTGGCGGGCCCCGAAATTTTGTCTGCCATGGTCTGGATACCTGTT
- a CDS encoding rhomboid family intramembrane serine protease codes for MIFPIGDDQVKGGYTPLFSYSFIAVNVLIFLYQLTLPIPELDAFVLEYGARPIEVLNGQDEFTLLTSMFLHGGWMHLIGNMLFLWVFADNIEASIGNFKFLIFYVLGGIAAVFGHIYFNANSGAPMIGASGAISAVLGAYIVMFPYSRIKVLVFFITSIRIAAIFFLGFWIVQQILSGMGSLDPLLEEAETVAWWAHVGGFAFGVVAGFFFRATTIKKELAIYD; via the coding sequence ATGATTTTTCCAATTGGTGACGACCAAGTAAAGGGTGGATATACACCACTGTTCAGTTATTCATTTATTGCAGTGAATGTGCTTATTTTTTTGTATCAACTTACTTTGCCGATCCCAGAATTAGATGCGTTTGTGTTGGAATACGGCGCACGCCCAATAGAAGTTTTGAACGGGCAAGATGAATTTACGCTTCTGACTTCCATGTTTTTGCATGGTGGATGGATGCACTTGATTGGGAATATGCTTTTTTTATGGGTTTTTGCAGACAACATTGAAGCAAGTATCGGGAATTTTAAGTTTTTGATTTTCTATGTTTTAGGTGGTATTGCAGCTGTTTTTGGCCATATTTACTTCAATGCCAATAGTGGTGCTCCAATGATTGGTGCCAGCGGAGCTATATCTGCAGTATTAGGTGCTTACATTGTGATGTTTCCCTATTCTCGCATCAAGGTATTGGTGTTTTTCATTACTTCCATTCGTATTGCAGCCATTTTCTTCTTAGGATTTTGGATTGTACAACAGATCCTTAGTGGCATGGGGTCTTTGGATCCGTTGTTGGAGGAAGCAGAAACGGTCGCTTGGTGGGCACATGTTGGCGGTTTTGCATTTGGCGTAGTTGCAGGATTTTTTTTTAGAGCAACTACTATTAAAAAAGAACTGGCGATATATGATTAA
- a CDS encoding glutamate synthase subunit beta yields MGKPTGFLEFNRELPNSRNPKERIKDYKEIYEPFSEEKTTEQAARCMDCGVPFCHNGCPLGNIIPEFNDAVYQNDWAYAFEILSSTNNFPEFTGRICPAPCEASCVLGINAPPVTIEHIEKSIAEHAFENDLVKPNPPTTRTGKKVAVVGSGPAGLAAAAQLNKAGHWVTVFERADRIGGLLRYGIPDFKLEKRVIDRRLKVMEAEGIVFKTNTNVGVNVTAKDLMKEYNAVVLCGGSTIPRDLPIPGSELKGVHFAMDFLTQQNQRVAGDKTFEVPEIWATDKNVVVIGGGDTGSDCVGTSNRHGAKSITQIELLSKPPVNREQEDMWPNWPMTLRTSSSHEEGAERQWAIVTKEFIGDDQGNLKALKLAKIQWEVPKDSGRPSFKEIEGSEQVIPCELALLAIGFVHPQFEGMLEELSVELDGRRNVNAPESGDNRYQTNIPKVFAAGDMRRGQSLVVWAISEGREAAKAVDVFLMGSSKLEGKEDSFLEV; encoded by the coding sequence ATGGGCAAGCCAACAGGTTTTTTAGAATTCAATAGAGAACTACCTAATTCACGCAATCCGAAGGAAAGAATCAAAGACTATAAAGAAATTTATGAGCCTTTTAGTGAAGAAAAGACCACTGAACAGGCTGCAAGGTGCATGGATTGTGGTGTTCCTTTTTGTCACAATGGCTGTCCTCTCGGCAACATCATTCCCGAATTCAACGATGCAGTGTATCAAAACGACTGGGCTTATGCTTTTGAGATTTTGAGCAGCACCAACAATTTTCCTGAGTTTACGGGTCGAATCTGCCCTGCTCCATGCGAAGCTTCCTGCGTTTTGGGAATCAATGCCCCTCCTGTCACCATCGAACATATCGAAAAATCAATTGCTGAACATGCTTTTGAGAATGACCTTGTAAAACCCAATCCTCCAACTACTCGAACAGGTAAAAAGGTAGCGGTAGTAGGTTCTGGTCCAGCAGGACTTGCGGCTGCAGCTCAACTAAACAAAGCGGGGCATTGGGTGACGGTTTTTGAACGTGCGGATAGAATTGGAGGTTTGTTGCGCTATGGTATTCCTGACTTCAAATTAGAGAAACGAGTGATAGACCGCAGATTGAAGGTAATGGAGGCAGAAGGTATTGTATTCAAAACGAATACAAATGTGGGTGTAAATGTGACAGCCAAAGACTTGATGAAAGAATATAATGCGGTAGTGCTTTGTGGTGGTTCGACCATACCAAGAGATTTACCCATTCCAGGAAGTGAATTGAAGGGGGTTCATTTTGCAATGGATTTTTTGACCCAGCAAAATCAAAGGGTTGCAGGTGATAAAACCTTTGAAGTACCCGAAATTTGGGCAACCGATAAAAATGTGGTGGTCATTGGTGGGGGAGATACAGGCTCGGACTGTGTGGGAACTTCAAACCGCCATGGAGCTAAGAGCATTACCCAAATCGAACTTTTATCGAAACCTCCTGTCAATCGAGAACAAGAGGATATGTGGCCCAATTGGCCAATGACCTTGCGAACTTCTTCTTCGCATGAGGAAGGGGCTGAACGTCAATGGGCAATTGTGACGAAAGAATTTATTGGAGATGACCAAGGCAATTTGAAGGCATTGAAGTTGGCGAAAATACAGTGGGAAGTTCCTAAAGATAGTGGCCGTCCAAGTTTCAAAGAAATAGAAGGTTCTGAACAAGTTATACCATGTGAATTGGCATTGTTGGCAATTGGTTTTGTGCATCCACAATTTGAAGGAATGTTGGAAGAACTAAGCGTAGAGTTGGATGGTCGTAGGAATGTGAATGCTCCAGAAAGTGGTGATAACCGCTATCAAACGAATATTCCCAAAGTGTTTGCAGCAGGAGATATGCGCCGTGGTCAATCGTTGGTGGTTTGGGCAATTTCGGAAGGGCGTGAGGCGGCAAAGGCAGTGGATGTGTTCTTGATGGGGAGTTCTAAATTGGAGGGTAAAGAGGATTCGTTTTTGGAGGTTTAG
- the gldE gene encoding gliding motility-associated protein GldE, with protein MEINPDGGGDYYSSLLTNVPLASIINTDLDWWSIMLGILIILILILGSALVSGSEVAFFSITPNQKKDLKNGKSKVGSQILQLLGQPRYLLATILIANNLFNIGIVIVTFFVTRSIFNFTDSSHILLDIGLFKMNLDPEVLINVIGVTFILVLFGEVMPKVYAQRHNLRMAMMTAYPLSLLRWTLAPISRSLIVSTSFLERKLDEKTSKNVDMQEINDMIDIVAGAQVTEKDYQMLKGIVKFGDIEVSKIMHNRMEVFAMEFDTPFDELLVDVKEKNYSRVPIYEEHLDQIKGILYVKDLLAHTHQTADFEWHQLMHKPFFVPENKKIYKLLKEMQSKQIHLAIIVDEYGGTSGLVTLEDIIEEILGEIEDETATMAKKKDQRIYTEKIDRNNYIFEGKIMLHDACKIMRIEASIFEGVEGDFDSLGGLLLELEGRFIQEGEKVNYKNFSFTVLSTQDNVIEKVKVTIHRGISAQ; from the coding sequence TTGGAAATTAATCCTGACGGGGGAGGCGATTATTACTCGAGTCTTTTAACGAATGTTCCCTTAGCTTCCATTATCAATACTGACCTTGACTGGTGGAGTATCATGTTAGGCATCCTTATCATTTTGATACTTATTTTGGGTTCCGCTTTGGTGTCTGGTTCCGAAGTAGCCTTTTTTTCCATTACCCCCAATCAAAAGAAAGATTTAAAGAATGGTAAAAGTAAAGTAGGATCTCAGATTCTTCAACTGCTTGGACAACCTCGGTATTTATTGGCAACGATATTAATCGCCAATAATTTATTTAATATTGGAATTGTGATTGTCACTTTTTTTGTGACCCGTAGTATTTTCAATTTTACAGATTCCTCCCATATTTTGCTAGACATAGGTCTTTTTAAAATGAACCTCGACCCAGAAGTACTCATCAATGTCATTGGAGTTACTTTTATTTTAGTGCTTTTTGGAGAGGTGATGCCTAAAGTGTATGCACAACGTCACAATCTACGTATGGCGATGATGACAGCTTATCCGCTTTCACTGCTTCGGTGGACACTTGCCCCTATCAGTCGCTCACTCATTGTTTCCACCAGTTTTTTGGAGCGGAAGTTAGATGAAAAAACATCTAAGAATGTGGATATGCAGGAAATCAATGATATGATTGATATTGTAGCAGGCGCACAAGTGACGGAGAAGGATTATCAAATGCTGAAGGGAATTGTGAAGTTTGGAGACATTGAAGTGAGTAAAATTATGCACAACCGAATGGAAGTGTTTGCAATGGAATTTGATACACCCTTCGATGAATTATTAGTGGATGTTAAAGAAAAAAATTATTCACGTGTTCCTATTTATGAAGAACATCTGGACCAAATAAAGGGAATTTTATACGTCAAAGATTTACTTGCTCACACCCACCAAACAGCAGATTTTGAATGGCATCAACTGATGCACAAACCTTTTTTCGTTCCTGAAAACAAGAAGATTTACAAACTCCTCAAAGAGATGCAAAGTAAACAAATCCATCTTGCCATTATCGTGGATGAATATGGCGGTACTTCGGGCTTGGTGACATTGGAAGATATTATTGAAGAGATTTTGGGAGAAATTGAAGATGAAACGGCTACAATGGCCAAGAAAAAAGACCAGCGAATTTATACGGAAAAGATAGACCGTAACAACTATATTTTTGAAGGCAAGATTATGCTGCACGATGCTTGCAAAATCATGCGAATTGAGGCCAGCATTTTTGAAGGGGTAGAAGGTGATTTCGATTCTTTGGGGGGGTTGTTGTTGGAACTAGAAGGGCGTTTTATCCAAGAAGGTGAGAAGGTGAACTACAAAAATTTCTCTTTTACAGTGCTTTCTACACAGGATAATGTGATTGAAAAGGTAAAGGTGACGATTCATAGGGGGATTTCAGCGCAGTAA
- a CDS encoding Fic family protein: protein MTLQILIQQIDDLKKELDSLRPISVEREAKIKQTFRLWWNYHSNAIEGNQLTLGETISLILFDLTAKGKSYKDHREVKGHNEALLWIEEIVKENRPLTQHFIRELHQTLLKESYDSPAITPTGQIVQKKISIGAYKTSPNHVRTSTGEIYHYALPEEVPAMVDDLLRWYEQEKIKLHPLVLAATFHYRFVKIHPFDDGNGRMSRILMNLILMRGGYPPAIIKMEKRSEYLAALGEADAGDLEKFILFVGECLLESTDLYVRGAKGENIGESDDLDKKIALLKLQLKNQNEIEERPIERNIEVQKELFEKSLKPLIDGLEKKLIQFNDLFLKTNHTLEINTFIDYKENFVRHIKKAFEEKNIEGIRIYFVWEKFNMSKQILFDVKKNINIILFTNHYYLQISNVNIQPIERKYGFQLSQEEIKQIINSTAESILIEIQQKTNIQL, encoded by the coding sequence ATGACCTTGCAAATACTGATTCAACAAATTGACGACCTAAAAAAAGAGTTGGATTCACTTCGACCAATTTCTGTCGAACGGGAGGCGAAAATTAAGCAAACATTTCGGCTGTGGTGGAATTACCATTCCAATGCGATTGAAGGAAATCAGTTGACGTTGGGTGAAACCATTTCGCTCATTCTCTTTGATTTAACTGCAAAAGGAAAATCCTACAAAGACCATCGAGAAGTAAAAGGGCACAATGAGGCTTTGCTGTGGATTGAAGAAATAGTAAAAGAAAACCGCCCACTTACGCAACATTTTATCCGAGAACTCCACCAAACATTGTTGAAGGAATCTTATGATTCTCCTGCCATTACTCCAACAGGTCAAATCGTCCAAAAGAAAATCTCAATAGGGGCATACAAAACAAGCCCCAACCATGTTCGCACATCAACAGGTGAAATTTACCATTATGCCCTACCCGAAGAGGTTCCTGCAATGGTAGATGATTTGTTGCGGTGGTACGAACAGGAAAAAATAAAATTACACCCCTTGGTTTTGGCAGCTACGTTTCACTATCGCTTTGTCAAAATTCATCCTTTTGATGATGGAAATGGGAGGATGTCGAGAATTTTGATGAATTTGATTTTAATGCGTGGAGGATATCCTCCTGCTATTATCAAAATGGAAAAGCGTAGTGAATATTTGGCAGCTTTGGGTGAGGCGGACGCAGGTGATTTGGAAAAATTCATTCTTTTTGTAGGTGAATGTTTGTTGGAATCTACCGACTTGTATGTACGAGGGGCAAAAGGTGAAAATATTGGTGAATCGGATGATTTGGATAAAAAAATTGCTTTGTTGAAATTGCAGTTGAAGAATCAGAATGAAATTGAAGAAAGGCCTATTGAAAGAAACATTGAAGTACAAAAAGAATTGTTTGAAAAATCATTAAAGCCTTTAATTGATGGACTTGAAAAAAAACTAATTCAATTTAATGATCTATTCTTGAAAACTAATCATACTTTAGAAATAAATACTTTTATAGATTATAAAGAAAATTTTGTTCGCCATATCAAAAAGGCGTTTGAAGAAAAAAATATAGAAGGAATACGTATATATTTTGTTTGGGAGAAATTCAATATGAGCAAACAGATTTTATTTGATGTAAAAAAAAATATTAATATAATTCTCTTTACAAACCATTATTATTTACAAATATCAAATGTAAACATTCAACCTATTGAAAGAAAATATGGTTTTCAACTTTCCCAAGAAGAAATCAAACAAATTATCAACTCTACAGCCGAATCCATACTAATCGAAATCCAACAAAAAACCAACATACAATTATAA
- the thiL gene encoding thiamine-phosphate kinase produces MSSNNPEQQKLTPISELGEFGLIEHLNKNARQNNTSTLKGIGDDAAVIHYEKDKVTVVSTDLLVEGIHFDMVYTPLKHLGYKSVVVNLSDIFAMNAIPRQITVSIAVSSRFTVEALEEIYEGIHAACDAYGVDLVGGDTSSSRLGLVISVTAIGEAKADEIVYRDTAEVGDMICITGDLGGAYLGLQILEREKEVFIADSNMKPDLTASKYLIARQLKPEPRNDIIDILQNMKIKPTSMIDVSDGLSSDLLHICDQSNVGCRIFQENIPIHPDTLKTAMQMGLPPITCALSGGEDYELLFTVSPKDADRLEEIQGFSIIGRITDANKGRYLFTKKGEQHELIAQGWKHI; encoded by the coding sequence ATGAGCAGTAACAATCCTGAACAACAAAAACTAACGCCTATCAGTGAATTAGGGGAATTTGGTTTGATTGAGCATTTGAATAAAAATGCCCGCCAAAACAATACGAGTACTTTAAAGGGTATTGGTGATGACGCAGCAGTGATTCACTATGAAAAGGATAAGGTGACAGTGGTTTCTACAGATTTGTTGGTAGAAGGTATTCACTTTGACATGGTTTATACACCTTTGAAGCATTTGGGCTATAAGTCTGTGGTAGTCAATCTTTCTGATATATTTGCGATGAATGCCATACCCCGCCAAATTACGGTTTCTATTGCTGTTTCGAGTCGTTTTACAGTGGAAGCCTTAGAAGAAATTTATGAGGGTATTCATGCTGCTTGTGATGCTTATGGCGTTGATTTAGTGGGAGGTGATACAAGCTCTTCTCGTTTGGGTTTGGTGATTAGCGTTACGGCAATTGGCGAGGCGAAAGCGGATGAAATTGTGTATCGAGATACTGCAGAGGTAGGCGATATGATTTGTATAACAGGTGATTTGGGGGGCGCATATTTGGGCCTGCAAATTTTGGAGCGTGAAAAAGAAGTGTTTATAGCGGACTCTAATATGAAACCTGACCTGACTGCTTCTAAATATTTGATTGCTCGTCAATTGAAGCCCGAACCCCGCAATGATATTATTGATATTCTACAAAATATGAAGATCAAACCTACTTCAATGATTGATGTTTCGGATGGTTTGTCATCAGATTTATTGCATATTTGCGACCAATCGAATGTCGGATGTCGTATTTTTCAAGAAAATATTCCCATACATCCTGATACCTTGAAAACGGCTATGCAAATGGGTTTACCTCCCATTACTTGTGCGCTGAGTGGCGGGGAAGATTATGAACTATTGTTCACAGTAAGCCCTAAGGATGCCGATCGTTTGGAAGAAATTCAAGGGTTTTCGATTATCGGACGCATTACGGATGCCAATAAAGGGCGGTACCTCTTTACGAAAAAAGGAGAACAGCATGAGTTGATAGCCCAAGGTTGGAAGCATATTTAA
- a CDS encoding AraC family transcriptional regulator — protein MKPVLETIQPSFGSSFAVRKFHTQNNQKPLWHFHPEYELVYVANGSGKRHIGQHISYYRNGELLLLGPNLPHLTFANQSGQEQTEIVVQLKADFMGSDFLDTPEMMAIRQLLHKAKGGISFPSKVKKHIGERLEYLLQLPQFSKLLCLLDILQELAQVTDYQLLNAEGLTVEVNVQERERMIVIHEYIQNHFEEAITLDDIAQEVHMTVPAFCRYFKKLTNTTFTKFVNDFRIAQACKLLAEEDTSIAGVAFEVGFNNLSHFNKMFKEIMGKSPTEYREETGGFVM, from the coding sequence ATGAAACCAGTATTAGAAACTATTCAACCCAGTTTTGGCAGCTCTTTCGCTGTCCGTAAATTTCACACTCAAAACAACCAAAAACCACTTTGGCATTTTCATCCCGAATATGAACTCGTATATGTTGCTAATGGTAGCGGCAAACGACATATCGGGCAGCACATTTCGTATTACCGCAATGGTGAATTGCTCTTACTCGGCCCAAACCTACCCCATTTGACATTTGCAAATCAATCAGGACAAGAACAAACAGAAATCGTCGTACAGTTAAAAGCTGATTTTATGGGGAGCGATTTTTTGGATACACCAGAAATGATGGCTATTCGTCAATTGCTGCACAAAGCAAAGGGAGGCATTTCTTTTCCTTCAAAAGTAAAAAAACATATTGGCGAACGATTGGAGTATCTACTTCAATTGCCTCAATTCTCTAAACTACTGTGTCTATTAGACATTCTTCAAGAATTAGCACAAGTTACAGACTATCAATTATTAAACGCTGAAGGTTTGACCGTAGAGGTAAATGTACAAGAACGTGAACGAATGATTGTGATACATGAATACATTCAAAACCATTTTGAAGAAGCCATCACCCTTGACGACATTGCCCAAGAAGTTCACATGACCGTTCCTGCCTTTTGCCGTTACTTCAAAAAGCTAACCAACACGACTTTCACCAAATTTGTCAATGATTTTCGCATTGCTCAAGCCTGCAAATTGTTGGCGGAGGAAGATACCTCTATTGCAGGGGTAGCCTTTGAAGTGGGATTCAATAATTTATCTCACTTCAACAAAATGTTCAAAGAAATAATGGGCAAAAGTCCAACGGAATACCGTGAGGAAACGGGGGGATTTGTAATGTAG